The Salvia splendens isolate huo1 chromosome 21, SspV2, whole genome shotgun sequence genome includes a window with the following:
- the LOC121784005 gene encoding gamma-glutamylcyclotransferase 2-1-like: MVFWVFGYGSLVWNPGFEVDEKVIGFVKDYRRVFDLACIDHRGTPEHPARTCTLEETEGAICWGAAYCVRGGPEKEKAAMAYLERRECEYDQKTLVDFYKEGDDSEQPFVTGVIAFTSTPDKISNKYYLGPAPLEEMARQIATAFGPFGNNRDYLFLLEKAMFNIGHEDDYVIELANEVRKVLMELGGVPKENKLSSLSPVKMKTSLGVVASDSPLKKVNALAGAITMDS; this comes from the exons ATGGTTTTCTGGGTTTTCGGATACGGTTCGTTGGTGTGGAACCCTGGCTTCGAAGTCGATGAGAAAGTGATAGGGTTTGTTAAGGACTACCGACGTGTCTTCGATTTAG CTTGCATTGATCATAGAGGTACCCCCGAGCACCCTGCTAGAACTTGCACCTTGGAAGAAACCGAAGGAGCGATCTGC TGGGGTGCAGCATATTGCGTTCGTGGTGGGCCGGAGAAGGAAAAGGCGGCGATGGcg TATCTCGAGCGAAGAGAATGCGAGTATGACCAGAAAACTTTGGTTGATTTCTACAAA GAGGGTGATGATTCTGAACAACCCTTTGTAACTGGTGTGATAGC ATTCACATCGACCCCTGACAAAATATCAAACAAGTACTATTTAGGGCCGGCCCCTTTGGAGGAGATGGCCAGGCAAATTGCTACGGCTTTTGGCCCCTTTGGCAACAACAGGGACTACCTTTTCTTGCTGGAGAAGGCCATGTTTAATATTG GTCATGAAGATGACTACGTTATTGAGTTAGCAAACGAGGTGAGGAAGGTGCTTATGGAACTTGGCGGTGTGCCAAAGGAAAACAAGTTGTCGAGTTTGTCGCCAGTGAAAATGAAGACATCGCTTGGTGTAGTCGCCTCGGATTCGCCACTGAAAAAAGTGAATGCTTTGGCTGGAGCAATCACCATGGATTCGTAG